A single window of Ferrimonas balearica DSM 9799 DNA harbors:
- the hemN gene encoding oxygen-independent coproporphyrinogen III oxidase: protein MRTVRSQGDAFVQDKISWNQALIEKYNYSGPRYTSYPTAIEFHKDFSDADLRQAIIGSDKRDLSLYIHVPFCHKLCYYCGCNKIITRHPHKADQYLDYLEREIKNRAPLFADYTVTQMHWGGGTPTFLNHEQIRRLTGLLKQHFNFANEGEFSIEIDPREIELETVDVLKEVGFNRISVGVQDFNKDVQKAVNREQDEQFIFDLVKYAREQGFQSTNVDLIYGLPHQTPENFQETLERIKALSPDRLSIFNYAHLPHRFAAQRKIHEEDLPSPQQKLKILENSINTLTGEGYQFIGMDHFAKPDDELAKLQRAGKLHRNFQGYTTQPDADLLGLGASAISSIGNAYAQNQVALKDYYDAIDAEGHALVKGCSLERDDFIRRAVIKQLICHFELDTTTIERDWDINFNEYFAEDLKLLTPFIEDQLVEVEGNIIRVTAQGNLLIRNICMCFDRYLREKARQQQFSRVI, encoded by the coding sequence ATGCGGACAGTCCGATCCCAAGGAGACGCTTTCGTGCAGGATAAAATCAGCTGGAATCAGGCCCTGATTGAGAAATACAACTACTCTGGGCCCCGCTACACCTCATACCCGACCGCCATCGAATTCCATAAAGATTTTTCCGATGCCGATCTCCGTCAGGCCATCATCGGCTCTGACAAGCGCGACCTTTCCCTTTATATCCACGTGCCCTTCTGCCACAAGCTTTGCTACTACTGTGGCTGCAACAAGATCATCACTCGCCACCCGCATAAGGCAGACCAGTACCTGGACTACCTCGAGCGTGAGATCAAAAACCGGGCACCGCTGTTCGCCGATTACACCGTTACCCAGATGCACTGGGGCGGCGGCACCCCGACCTTCCTCAACCACGAGCAGATCCGTCGCCTGACCGGCCTGTTGAAGCAGCACTTCAACTTCGCCAACGAAGGGGAGTTCTCCATCGAGATCGACCCGCGCGAGATTGAGCTGGAAACCGTGGATGTGCTGAAAGAGGTTGGCTTTAACCGCATCTCCGTTGGCGTCCAGGACTTCAATAAGGACGTGCAGAAGGCGGTCAACCGCGAACAGGACGAGCAGTTTATCTTCGACCTGGTGAAGTACGCCCGCGAGCAGGGCTTCCAATCCACCAACGTTGACCTGATCTACGGCCTGCCGCACCAGACCCCGGAAAACTTCCAGGAAACCCTGGAGCGCATCAAGGCGCTGAGCCCGGATCGCCTCTCCATCTTCAACTACGCGCACCTGCCGCACCGTTTTGCCGCACAGCGTAAGATCCACGAAGAAGATCTGCCGAGCCCGCAGCAGAAGCTGAAGATCCTGGAAAACAGCATCAACACCCTGACCGGTGAAGGCTACCAGTTTATCGGCATGGACCACTTCGCCAAGCCGGACGACGAGCTGGCCAAGCTGCAGCGCGCTGGCAAACTGCACCGTAACTTCCAGGGCTACACCACTCAGCCCGACGCCGACCTGCTGGGCCTGGGCGCTTCCGCCATCTCCAGCATCGGTAACGCTTACGCCCAGAACCAGGTGGCGCTGAAGGACTACTACGACGCCATCGACGCCGAAGGCCATGCGCTGGTGAAGGGCTGCTCTCTGGAGCGTGACGACTTTATCCGTCGTGCCGTGATCAAGCAGCTGATCTGCCACTTCGAGCTGGACACCACCACCATCGAGCGTGACTGGGACATCAACTTCAACGAGTACTTCGCCGAAGACCTCAAGCTGTTGACCCCCTTCATCGAAGACCAGCTGGTGGAAGTGGAAGGCAACATCATCCGCGTCACCGCCCAGGGCAACCTGCTGATCCGCAACATCTGCATGTGCTTCGACCGCTACCTGCGTGAGAAAGCCCGCCAGCAGCAGTTCAGCCGGGTTATCTGA
- a CDS encoding alpha/beta fold hydrolase: MSVDSLWQQVEQGQFAGVDGVAVHYAILRHPNERGAVALCTGRVETYLKYAELVAELYGAGFTLYLWDHRGQGLSGRMLDNPHIGHVRRFDDYIEDFHRFYQQHIAPAGHRYRALLGHSMGGAIATAYLQRYPEHFQAAALSAPMYGIRLPVAKAILQPLVSLLASLTPGRYVPGGHDYEPVRFEENELTGDAGRYQSFRALYEAQPQLQLGDPSLNWLKEALQQVDHLAVAEVTVPILVMQAGQDSIVDNAAQCAFCARQPQHQLIRYDGARHEILIEQDPIRSAAITASMQWWERHGAAAPSTVSTANQAAVAR, encoded by the coding sequence ATGAGCGTGGATTCACTGTGGCAGCAGGTCGAACAGGGCCAGTTTGCCGGTGTCGATGGGGTGGCGGTGCACTACGCCATATTGCGCCACCCCAACGAGCGGGGGGCCGTGGCTCTCTGTACCGGCCGGGTGGAAACCTACCTGAAGTACGCTGAGCTGGTGGCTGAACTCTACGGGGCGGGCTTTACCCTCTACCTGTGGGACCACCGTGGGCAGGGCCTGTCCGGCCGGATGCTGGATAATCCCCACATCGGCCACGTGCGCCGCTTTGACGACTACATCGAAGATTTCCACCGCTTCTACCAACAACATATCGCCCCGGCAGGACACCGCTACCGCGCCCTGCTGGGTCACTCCATGGGTGGGGCCATTGCCACCGCTTACCTGCAGCGCTACCCCGAGCACTTCCAGGCTGCGGCCCTGTCTGCGCCCATGTACGGCATCCGGCTGCCGGTGGCCAAGGCGATACTGCAACCTCTGGTGTCGCTGTTGGCCAGCCTGACCCCGGGACGCTACGTCCCCGGCGGTCACGATTACGAGCCGGTGCGGTTTGAGGAAAACGAGTTAACCGGTGATGCCGGGCGATACCAAAGCTTTCGGGCCCTGTATGAGGCGCAGCCTCAGCTGCAGTTGGGTGATCCCAGCCTGAACTGGCTGAAAGAGGCGCTGCAACAGGTCGACCACCTGGCGGTGGCCGAGGTGACGGTGCCGATCCTGGTGATGCAGGCGGGACAGGACAGCATTGTCGACAATGCTGCGCAATGCGCCTTTTGCGCGCGCCAGCCCCAACACCAGCTGATCCGCTACGACGGTGCCCGCCATGAGATCCTGATCGAGCAGGACCCCATCCGCAGCGCCGCCATTACGGCGTCGATGCAGTGGTGGGAACGGCATGGAGCTGCTGCACCTTCAACAGTTTCAACAGCGAATCAAGCGGCCGTGGCGCGCTGA
- a CDS encoding DUF2489 domain-containing protein, protein MPTWMVAIATGIIIALAGYAAALLWQLRQQRQRQARLKTERRATLAEQIQLIAKACLEKQCEPSEGALRLVNLLRALPDSDMDALRQQYPVLHELFDKVADHPILDARKALKRNERMKLDMERAHWEARLGPKLDPELTQLAALQ, encoded by the coding sequence ATGCCAACATGGATGGTGGCCATCGCCACCGGGATCATCATCGCCCTGGCTGGCTACGCCGCTGCCCTGTTATGGCAATTGCGCCAGCAACGCCAACGTCAGGCCCGACTCAAGACTGAGCGCCGGGCCACGCTGGCGGAGCAGATCCAGCTTATCGCCAAAGCCTGTCTGGAAAAGCAGTGTGAGCCATCCGAAGGTGCACTGCGCCTGGTTAACCTGCTGCGCGCCCTGCCGGACAGCGATATGGACGCCCTGCGTCAGCAGTATCCGGTACTGCACGAGCTGTTCGACAAGGTGGCCGACCACCCCATTCTGGACGCGCGCAAAGCGCTTAAGCGCAATGAGCGCATGAAGCTGGATATGGAGCGCGCCCACTGGGAAGCTCGCCTGGGCCCGAAGCTGGACCCGGAGCTGACCCAACTGGCCGCGCTGCAGTAG
- the add gene encoding adenosine deaminase — protein MIDASLVLTDLHRHLDGSVRPETVLDLGRRFNIALPADTLAALRPYLQVVDRCPSVEALLAKLDYQVAVLGDLNAVHRVARENVEDLALEGVDYAELRFSPAYMAGPHGLAMDGVVEAVIDGVQSAARATGVKVNLIGILCRGDGQEACHRELDAILRQRDHFVACDLAGDEEGFPGDLFVDHFKRVRDAGLNVTIHAGEPGPPSSIWQAVNELGATRLGHATTATQDPRLLAMLAERGIGIESCPTSNVHANSVADYEVHPIRQFVEAGIKVCLNTDDPGVSANSVPFEYRMAHQRIGLTLEQLRQIQHNGLELAFISEAERAQLRARKAARGG, from the coding sequence ATGATTGATGCTTCTCTGGTGCTGACCGATCTGCACCGCCATCTGGACGGCAGCGTCCGTCCGGAAACCGTACTGGACCTTGGTCGCCGTTTTAATATCGCGCTGCCCGCCGATACCCTCGCCGCCCTGCGCCCCTATCTTCAGGTCGTGGACCGTTGCCCCTCCGTGGAAGCCCTGCTGGCCAAGCTGGATTATCAGGTGGCGGTACTGGGGGATCTCAATGCGGTGCACCGGGTGGCGCGGGAGAATGTGGAAGATTTGGCCCTGGAAGGGGTGGATTACGCCGAGCTGCGTTTCTCCCCGGCCTATATGGCGGGGCCTCATGGCCTGGCCATGGACGGTGTGGTGGAAGCGGTGATTGATGGCGTTCAAAGCGCTGCCCGCGCCACAGGGGTGAAGGTGAACCTGATCGGCATTCTGTGCCGGGGGGATGGTCAGGAGGCCTGCCACCGTGAACTGGACGCGATTTTGCGCCAGCGTGATCACTTCGTGGCCTGTGATCTGGCCGGAGATGAAGAGGGCTTCCCGGGCGACCTGTTTGTGGACCACTTTAAGCGGGTGCGTGACGCTGGCCTGAACGTCACCATCCATGCCGGTGAACCGGGGCCGCCGAGCAGCATCTGGCAGGCGGTGAATGAGCTGGGCGCCACTCGTCTGGGCCACGCCACCACCGCCACTCAGGATCCCCGTTTGCTGGCGATGCTGGCGGAGCGCGGCATCGGCATTGAATCCTGCCCCACCTCCAATGTGCACGCAAACTCCGTGGCGGATTACGAGGTGCACCCCATTCGTCAGTTTGTTGAGGCGGGCATCAAGGTTTGTCTCAACACCGATGACCCGGGTGTCTCCGCCAACTCGGTACCGTTTGAGTACCGTATGGCGCACCAGCGTATCGGCCTGACCCTTGAGCAGTTGCGCCAGATCCAGCACAACGGCCTGGAGCTGGCTTTTATCAGCGAGGCGGAACGTGCGCAGCTGCGGGCTCGCAAGGCTGCCCGCGGGGGGTAA
- a CDS encoding DUF1244 domain-containing protein yields the protein MDKHTETEVQAAVFRRLLSHLDSHKEVQNIDLMILADFCRNCLAKWYMAEAGERGVEVDYDAAREAIYGMPYSEWKANHQQPATPEQLAAFEARQAAKKANS from the coding sequence ATGGACAAGCACACCGAAACCGAAGTGCAGGCCGCCGTTTTTCGCCGTCTGCTCAGCCACCTCGACAGCCACAAAGAGGTGCAGAACATCGACCTGATGATCCTCGCGGATTTCTGCCGCAACTGCCTGGCCAAATGGTACATGGCGGAAGCCGGTGAGCGGGGTGTTGAGGTGGATTATGATGCTGCGCGGGAAGCGATCTACGGCATGCCCTACAGCGAGTGGAAAGCCAACCACCAGCAACCAGCCACGCCAGAACAACTGGCCGCTTTCGAGGCCCGTCAGGCCGCTAAGAAAGCCAATTCATGA
- a CDS encoding class I SAM-dependent methyltransferase produces the protein MLCPLCQHPDTGHYHQDKRRHYFQCQRCDLVFADPAALLPAQAEKDQYDKHNNDPADAGYRRFLARLATPLQERLSLGAEGLDFGCGPGPTLSLMMTEAGFPSAIYDPYFAPDRTPLRRQYDFITCTEAIEHFYRPAREWQLLVSLLKPGAWLGLMTKLVRGPQAFAQWHYKNDPTHVSFFSQRTFEYLAKRDGLVLEFIGADVILLQKPA, from the coding sequence ATGCTCTGCCCCCTGTGCCAGCACCCCGATACCGGCCATTACCACCAGGACAAGCGACGCCACTATTTCCAATGTCAGCGTTGCGATCTGGTGTTTGCCGATCCCGCCGCCCTGTTGCCTGCCCAGGCAGAGAAAGACCAATACGACAAGCACAACAATGACCCCGCTGACGCCGGTTACCGTCGCTTTCTGGCACGTCTGGCCACGCCACTGCAGGAGCGCCTGTCGCTGGGTGCTGAAGGGTTGGACTTTGGCTGTGGGCCGGGCCCCACCCTGTCGTTGATGATGACCGAAGCGGGTTTCCCCAGCGCCATCTATGATCCCTACTTCGCACCGGACCGCACTCCGCTGCGCCGCCAATACGATTTCATCACCTGCACCGAGGCGATCGAACACTTCTATCGCCCCGCGCGGGAGTGGCAACTGTTGGTGAGTCTGCTGAAGCCCGGCGCCTGGCTCGGCCTGATGACCAAGCTGGTGCGCGGCCCGCAGGCGTTTGCCCAGTGGCACTACAAGAACGACCCGACCCACGTCAGCTTTTTCAGCCAGCGTACCTTCGAGTATCTGGCCAAACGCGATGGCCTGGTGCTGGAGTTCATCGGCGCCGACGTTATTCTGCTGCAAAAACCGGCATAA
- a CDS encoding DUF885 domain-containing protein has product MKKCLGLVLLLLAGCASTPPPTEQLNQLMDDTWAQQLAASPSLAHRYGDADAAGRLSDVSPESLAAQNRAYQSLLERAEAIDSDSLSSQSQVDLAILLGILNNQVDSYQYKEHLLPISSEGGFHAYVASFARSARLDDAEAIEHYLSRLQALPVYFDQQISWMRQGMAEGITVPRVVLPGFEDSITAFIPDSPEQSLYYRPLDALGEEHADAKARGLKLVSEAVIPAYQGFYDFFVNEYQPAARQTIAASDLPNGQAYYENRVRHFTTLGMSADEVHQLGLNEVARIRAEMEQVIADLGFEGSFAEFLTFLRTDPQFYATSPDELLRYAAFLSKQADAMLPRFFTTLPRTPYGIKQVPAEIAPKYTTGRYSGASRDDQPGYYWVNTYALDKRPLYEMEALTLHEAVPGHHLQIALSQEQEVHLLRRNHYISAFGEGWGLYAEKLGLEGGFYQDPYSNFGRLTYEMWRACRLVVDTGMHAKGWSRDQALAFLADNTALSLHNVGTEIDRYISWPGQAVSYKVGELTLWRLRQKAEAELGDQFDLRAFHDQILGGGSMPLAELERQLDLWISSQRQG; this is encoded by the coding sequence ATGAAAAAGTGCCTGGGACTGGTGCTGTTGCTGCTGGCCGGCTGCGCCTCCACTCCGCCCCCCACCGAGCAACTCAACCAACTGATGGACGACACCTGGGCACAGCAGTTGGCGGCCTCACCGTCGCTGGCCCATCGCTATGGTGATGCCGACGCGGCCGGCCGGCTGTCTGACGTTTCTCCGGAATCCCTGGCGGCCCAAAACCGCGCTTACCAATCTCTGCTGGAGCGGGCCGAGGCGATCGACAGTGACAGTCTGTCGAGCCAGTCTCAGGTGGACCTCGCCATTCTGCTGGGGATCCTCAACAACCAGGTCGACAGCTACCAGTACAAAGAACACCTGCTGCCCATCTCCTCAGAAGGCGGCTTCCACGCCTATGTGGCCAGCTTTGCCCGCAGTGCCCGACTGGATGACGCCGAAGCGATCGAGCACTACCTCAGCCGTCTGCAGGCTCTGCCGGTCTACTTCGATCAACAGATAAGCTGGATGCGCCAGGGCATGGCGGAAGGGATCACCGTGCCCCGGGTGGTACTGCCGGGCTTTGAAGACAGCATCACCGCGTTTATTCCCGACAGCCCTGAGCAGAGCCTCTACTACCGCCCACTGGACGCATTGGGTGAGGAGCATGCCGATGCCAAAGCCCGGGGACTGAAACTGGTGTCTGAAGCGGTCATCCCCGCTTATCAGGGCTTCTACGACTTCTTCGTCAATGAATACCAGCCCGCTGCGCGCCAGACCATTGCCGCCAGCGACCTGCCCAACGGTCAGGCCTACTACGAAAACCGGGTACGCCACTTCACCACCCTGGGCATGAGCGCCGACGAGGTGCATCAACTGGGTTTGAACGAGGTGGCCCGTATCCGTGCTGAGATGGAGCAGGTGATTGCCGACCTGGGCTTTGAAGGCAGCTTTGCGGAGTTCCTCACCTTCCTGCGCACCGACCCCCAGTTCTATGCCACCAGCCCGGATGAGCTGCTGCGCTACGCCGCGTTCCTGTCCAAGCAGGCCGACGCCATGCTGCCCCGCTTCTTTACCACCCTGCCACGCACCCCCTATGGCATTAAGCAGGTTCCGGCCGAAATCGCGCCGAAATACACCACCGGACGTTACTCCGGCGCCAGCCGCGATGACCAGCCTGGCTACTACTGGGTCAACACCTACGCCCTCGATAAGCGCCCACTGTACGAGATGGAAGCCCTGACCCTGCACGAAGCGGTACCGGGCCACCACCTGCAGATCGCCCTGAGCCAGGAGCAGGAGGTGCACCTGCTGCGCCGTAACCACTACATCAGCGCCTTTGGTGAGGGTTGGGGCCTGTACGCTGAGAAGCTGGGCCTGGAAGGGGGCTTCTACCAGGACCCCTACAGCAACTTTGGCCGATTGACCTACGAGATGTGGCGGGCCTGCCGCCTGGTGGTGGACACCGGCATGCACGCCAAAGGCTGGAGCCGCGATCAGGCGCTGGCGTTCCTGGCGGACAACACCGCCCTGTCGCTGCACAATGTCGGCACTGAGATTGACCGCTACATCTCCTGGCCGGGTCAGGCGGTGTCCTACAAAGTCGGTGAACTGACCCTGTGGCGCCTGCGTCAGAAGGCCGAGGCGGAGTTGGGTGACCAGTTCGACCTCCGTGCCTTCCATGACCAGATCCTGGGTGGCGGCTCCATGCCGCTGGCCGAACTGGAGCGACAGCTGGATTTGTGGATCAGCAGCCAGCGCCAGGGGTAA
- the yihI gene encoding Der GTPase-activating protein YihI, producing the protein MTRIKKSRKVNSNGPTRPAREKANAAKARAGKKAGKGQASGSRHSQSKLALARQERAETDPRLGSKTPVALFVDSTAPAKPAAKALAPDVELAKLEADPRLNLLLERTEAGETLKPKDQQWLDATLDRIADLMQQLGLDVEEDDAFEEENADGEPDLFSRFEQGADLLDQYKE; encoded by the coding sequence ATGACCCGTATTAAGAAATCCCGAAAAGTAAATTCCAACGGCCCGACCCGGCCGGCCCGGGAGAAGGCCAACGCCGCCAAGGCCAGAGCCGGCAAGAAAGCCGGTAAAGGCCAGGCCAGCGGCAGCCGCCACAGCCAGTCCAAGCTGGCCCTGGCCCGCCAGGAGCGCGCCGAGACCGATCCGCGCCTGGGCAGCAAAACCCCGGTCGCCCTGTTCGTCGACAGCACCGCACCGGCCAAGCCGGCAGCCAAGGCACTGGCGCCGGATGTGGAACTGGCCAAGCTGGAGGCGGATCCGCGCCTGAACCTGCTGCTGGAGCGCACTGAAGCCGGTGAGACCCTCAAGCCGAAGGATCAGCAGTGGCTTGACGCCACTCTGGACCGCATCGCTGACCTGATGCAGCAGCTGGGCCTGGATGTGGAAGAAGATGACGCGTTTGAGGAAGAGAACGCCGACGGCGAGCCGGATCTGTTCAGCCGCTTTGAGCAGGGTGCCGACCTGCTGGATCAGTACAAGGAGTAA